Below is a genomic region from Sphingopyxis terrae subsp. terrae NBRC 15098.
GTTCCGACGCTCGATCCCGTCCGCGACTATGCGCATCGTGTCGCGATGTACGACATGGACCGCACGATCACGCGGTCGGGGACGTATAGCGGCTTTCTGATGCACGTTGCGCGGCGGCGCCAGCAATGGCGGCTGCTGTTGCTGCCGCTGGTGGCGCTTGCCGCCGCTGCCTATTCCTTGCGGCTGATCGACCGGTCGCGGCTGAAGGCGATCAATCTGCGGCTGCTGGTCGGAAAGAGTTTCCACCGCGCCGAGATCGCTCCGCTCGCCGAAAGCTATGCCGATCAGGTCATCGCGCGCGGCGTGCACGCGGCGGCGCTCGACCAGATCGCGGCCGACCGCGCGGCGGGTTACCGCGTCCTCCTCGCGACCGCGTCCTTCCATCTCTATGTCGATGCGATCGCGC
It encodes:
- a CDS encoding HAD family hydrolase, translated to MEVPTLDPVRDYAHRVAMYDMDRTITRSGTYSGFLMHVARRRQQWRLLLLPLVALAAAAYSLRLIDRSRLKAINLRLLVGKSFHRAEIAPLAESYADQVIARGVHAAALDQIAADRAAGYRVLLATASFHLYVDAIARRLGIDDVLATRLDAPDGADHIHARLAGDNCYGAAKFARIGEWLADNAITREDAHIRAYSDHVSDHPMLGFADEAVATTPSRALKKLAPQRGWAVVDWRQKT